In one Papilio machaon chromosome 15, ilPapMach1.1, whole genome shotgun sequence genomic region, the following are encoded:
- the LOC106709789 gene encoding uncharacterized oxidoreductase SERP2049, with protein MSFNNKVVLVTGASKGIGAAISIKFSTEKASVILISRNEEKLQEVAQKCKDVGGNPLVVAADLTVDDDVERAIKTSIEHFGRLDVLINNAGFAASESILSKNALKVFDNIMALNLRAHVLVTHLTAPYLIDTKGCIINISSIASTGICFRINSQYSTSKAGLDAFTRSIAIELAPYGVRVNSVNPGPVKSEFMERMGLNEEQKKQLWDTLVKGTALNNIIEPCEVGDLVLFLSSDKAKSITGSSYVIDSGVLLKGMIDA; from the coding sequence ATGAGTTTCAATAATAAAGTTGTTCTTGTGACTGGAGCTAGTAAAGGCATCGGAGCTGCtatatctattaaatttagcacagaAAAGGCTAGTGTGATACTTATTAGCAGGAATGAAGAAAAATTGCAAGAGGTGGCCCAAAAATGCAAGGATGTTGGAGGTAATCCCTTAGTTGTAGCAGCAGATCTCACAGTAGATGATGACGTTGAAAGAGCTATTAAAACATCAATTGAACATTTCGGAAGACTAGATGTGCTGATTAATAATGCAGGGTTTGCTGCCTCAGAAAGTATACTTTCAAAGAACGCGTTAAAGGTATTTGATAATATAATGGCACTTAATCTTCGTGCACATGTATTAGTGACACATCTAACAGCACCATATTTGATTGATACAAAAGGATGTATAATCAACATATCGAGTATTGCATCAACAGGCATttgttttagaattaattCGCAATATTCTACGTCTAAAGCCGGCTTAGATGCGTTTACAAGATCTATTGCTATTGAATTAGCCCCGTACGGAGTGCGAGTTAATTCTGTGAACCCTGGACCGGTGAAATCTGAATTTATGGAACGTATGGGTTTAAatgaagaacaaaaaaaacaactttggGATACGCTAGTGAAAGGCACAGCgttgaataatataatagaacCATGTGAAGTGGGTGatttagtgttatttttgtCAAGTGATAAAGCAAAAAGTATAACAGGTTCATCGTATGTGATTGATAGTGGggttttattaaaaggtatGATAGATGCTTAG